One genomic window of Paenibacillus xylanilyticus includes the following:
- a CDS encoding endo-beta-N-acetylglucosaminidase gives MTRKLKPKGIIPKVTALAITSALVGQLVASSVYAGDTLPYTGESAKGANQPYQHGYTSAQILNWTPESDIYGELLRAHVPLQPRNDAFAATQAYPELSPDTQLFTMSGDYGNAFFDSTPYTNEFSQYLFNYWQYTDYYSYWHGMASAGVPEELYDPNKEWTERYFEFGILNIPNPAYTNAAHKNGVRSIANIFFSDNDRGPQTYKQMLVQDEDGNFPVAVKLAEMAKYYNYDGYFFNQEEVARGVAPEDIPSYKKFMQYLRDQGLYVQWYDSTINTTGEIQYQNEFNELNSPFVQDTALGRVSDSIFLNYVWNHEMLQDSRDHAISLGLDPLETVFAGVEGGHDRFGRWKQLYDLRNNLDENGQPMNSIATLGADFTHNALDEEMGDGSTNHRAEDEYQWMTFVRDRAWWSGPNQDPTEARRNASVDLSDVYASGANWDGIAAYLTERSVVHGSNFATNFNTGHGLQYYENGKVSNDTEWSNINIQDIPVTWQWWMDSEGDKLSVDFDYGPTYEKGARYQYDSIGAFNGGSSLVVNGDLNAENFLRLYKTDLSVNAKSTLELTYNKPSKSDTSTLQVGLILENDPSHVVKVNVPNSGKQTKGWTTASLDLSAYAGQNIAAFGLVFDPNGKTIEDYQMNIGELRIFDGSAAKPDAPTGFHIAKSLTNTDELVVEWDMEDYSKVKQYNLYENESYVGGIYDSTYYIKSLKNRSGKLSIRAVGADGRESEPATLSYNLDAAVQDIQVKFNKQGDATVSWKYPKKTKGKEAIELTLQTEYTNKPFTKTVQVKKGKSSAVLTGLPTNGEHYVLNIAIGKQQPVTATGQLADHQITPYAKEKVTVNDGKYTLALPDLEDWYKIYVYENEVPREFGVTYVTQKFPYIIRGRTKLSEMTFTPASSSSSLKLVIEDYAGNKATTILR, from the coding sequence ATGACACGCAAACTTAAACCGAAAGGCATCATTCCCAAGGTAACTGCACTGGCCATTACATCAGCTCTGGTCGGTCAGTTGGTCGCCTCATCTGTCTATGCGGGAGATACACTTCCCTACACAGGTGAAAGTGCCAAAGGCGCCAATCAGCCCTATCAGCATGGCTACACCTCGGCACAGATTCTGAATTGGACACCCGAGAGTGACATCTATGGAGAACTGCTTCGTGCACATGTACCACTGCAGCCGCGTAATGATGCCTTTGCCGCCACGCAGGCCTACCCCGAACTTAGCCCGGATACCCAGCTCTTTACGATGAGTGGTGATTACGGCAATGCGTTCTTCGACAGTACCCCTTATACGAACGAATTTAGCCAGTATCTGTTCAATTATTGGCAATATACAGACTATTACAGCTACTGGCATGGCATGGCTTCTGCGGGAGTGCCAGAAGAGCTGTATGACCCGAATAAGGAGTGGACAGAGCGATATTTCGAGTTCGGTATTCTGAACATTCCGAACCCGGCTTACACCAATGCCGCGCATAAAAATGGCGTTCGTTCCATTGCCAACATTTTCTTCTCCGATAATGACCGTGGTCCTCAAACGTACAAGCAGATGCTCGTACAGGATGAAGACGGAAATTTCCCGGTCGCTGTCAAATTGGCCGAGATGGCCAAATACTACAATTATGATGGCTACTTCTTCAATCAGGAAGAGGTAGCGAGGGGCGTTGCCCCTGAAGACATTCCTTCCTACAAAAAATTCATGCAATATTTAAGAGATCAGGGTCTCTATGTTCAGTGGTATGACTCTACCATTAATACGACGGGAGAGATTCAATACCAGAATGAGTTCAATGAACTCAACAGCCCTTTCGTACAAGATACGGCTCTCGGCAGAGTTTCGGATTCCATTTTCCTGAACTATGTCTGGAACCATGAGATGCTGCAGGATTCACGTGATCATGCCATCAGCCTTGGACTGGATCCGCTTGAAACGGTCTTTGCCGGCGTTGAAGGCGGTCATGACCGGTTTGGTCGGTGGAAACAGCTCTATGACCTGCGCAACAATCTGGATGAGAACGGCCAGCCGATGAACAGCATAGCAACGCTGGGTGCAGATTTTACCCACAATGCCCTTGATGAAGAGATGGGCGATGGAAGCACCAATCACCGGGCTGAAGACGAATATCAGTGGATGACCTTTGTGCGCGATCGTGCGTGGTGGTCCGGACCGAATCAGGACCCTACCGAAGCCCGCCGCAATGCATCGGTTGATCTGTCGGATGTCTATGCTTCCGGCGCCAATTGGGACGGCATAGCTGCCTACCTTACGGAACGTTCCGTCGTTCATGGTTCAAACTTTGCTACGAACTTCAATACCGGACATGGTCTGCAATATTATGAAAACGGAAAAGTATCCAATGATACCGAATGGTCCAACATCAACATCCAGGACATCCCTGTCACCTGGCAGTGGTGGATGGATAGTGAAGGGGATAAGCTGAGTGTTGATTTTGACTATGGCCCAACCTATGAAAAAGGTGCCCGTTACCAGTACGATTCCATTGGGGCCTTCAATGGCGGCAGTTCTCTTGTCGTTAACGGTGATCTGAACGCGGAGAACTTCCTGCGTCTGTACAAAACAGATCTGTCCGTTAATGCGAAGTCTACATTGGAACTCACGTATAACAAACCATCGAAGAGCGATACGTCCACCCTGCAAGTCGGTTTAATACTGGAAAATGATCCTTCCCATGTGGTCAAAGTCAATGTTCCGAATTCAGGCAAACAAACGAAAGGCTGGACAACAGCTTCCCTGGATTTGAGTGCTTATGCGGGCCAAAACATTGCCGCTTTCGGACTGGTATTTGACCCTAATGGGAAAACAATTGAAGATTATCAGATGAACATCGGTGAACTCCGTATCTTCGATGGATCTGCGGCCAAGCCAGATGCTCCTACAGGTTTCCACATCGCCAAGTCTCTGACCAATACAGATGAACTCGTGGTGGAATGGGATATGGAAGACTATTCGAAGGTTAAGCAATACAACTTATATGAAAATGAATCCTATGTTGGCGGAATATATGATTCCACCTATTACATCAAATCTTTGAAAAATCGTTCTGGTAAGCTATCTATTCGTGCCGTGGGCGCAGATGGCCGTGAGAGCGAGCCTGCCACCCTGTCCTATAATTTGGATGCGGCCGTTCAGGATATTCAAGTGAAATTTAACAAACAGGGCGACGCCACGGTCAGCTGGAAATACCCTAAGAAAACCAAAGGCAAGGAAGCGATCGAGCTCACCCTGCAAACGGAATATACGAATAAACCTTTCACAAAGACCGTTCAGGTCAAGAAAGGAAAATCTTCAGCTGTCTTGACGGGATTGCCAACGAATGGCGAACACTACGTGCTCAACATTGCCATAGGCAAGCAACAACCTGTCACAGCTACTGGACAACTGGCTGATCATCAGATTACACCATACGCGAAGGAAAAGGTCACGGTAAATGATGGAAAATACACCCTTGCCCTGCCTGATCTGGAGGACTGGTACAAGATCTATGTTTACGAAAATGAAGTGCCTCGCGAATTCGGGGTGACTTACGTTACGCAAAAATTCCCGTATATTATCCGGGGAAGAACCAAGCTGAGTGAGATGACCTTCACACCAGCTTCCAGCAGCAGCTCGCTCAAGCTCGTGATCGAAGATTATGCCGGCAATAAAGCAACCACCATCTTAAGATAG
- a CDS encoding helicase DnaB: MRMKNLLHYTEHHRYCVYREFGLSALDDRMLTGAYQPMVGAFAIGLYRLLFQHLPGEQVGYSPLEQQRKLFMTLGLEPSEKGRKYLVEQASKLEAVGLLQTSRLYIPENDDYIYEYELQPPLSPAEFFRTQHLTLLLRDKIGKFAVLSLRSGFSAVENGDAPYPAASKENISVPFYDIFELNTHVIDYELEQALSEVSTSAQRSGTSVAAEELTLNYADIILRFPRESVNRRHVEKLRFDHEQLGIVNYVVNKFNLSVQDVCRLLDEDDIFSPQGQLMLDDLQHKASLQFRQTKKRQEQQTVQAAKVVALRQHLDEPEQQSDSGEPPVEHVVQMEYYVEVPPQFATKCDIHQYNMMLRNEPYTRLLQTFFPGAVPDNLVDIFEKIDLSYKLPGEVINVLIHYLMQLLVSGGEQRINRNFVEAIASNMLLKQVNSYEKAVQYIRDQAKVKGKQAAGAAGTRSRTYGKGAKAKPEIPIVQDVAAESDGVSEEEFEEMMRFAQQMQASKQKGTS, encoded by the coding sequence ATGCGCATGAAGAATTTGCTGCATTATACTGAACATCATCGCTACTGCGTATACAGGGAGTTTGGACTTAGTGCTCTGGACGACCGTATGCTTACCGGAGCATATCAGCCCATGGTAGGTGCTTTCGCGATTGGCTTGTATCGGCTGTTGTTTCAGCATCTTCCCGGTGAACAGGTCGGTTACTCACCCCTTGAACAGCAGCGAAAGTTGTTCATGACACTTGGACTCGAGCCAAGTGAGAAGGGCCGCAAGTATTTGGTGGAGCAGGCTTCCAAGCTGGAAGCGGTCGGATTGCTTCAGACATCACGCCTTTACATTCCGGAGAATGATGATTACATCTATGAATATGAGCTGCAGCCACCGCTGTCACCGGCAGAATTTTTCCGCACACAGCATTTGACACTGCTGCTTCGTGACAAGATTGGCAAGTTTGCTGTTCTGTCCCTGCGTTCGGGATTTTCGGCAGTAGAGAACGGAGACGCACCTTATCCTGCAGCGAGCAAAGAAAATATTTCGGTTCCTTTTTACGATATATTCGAACTGAATACACATGTTATAGATTACGAGCTGGAGCAGGCGCTTTCGGAAGTATCCACATCCGCACAGCGGAGTGGGACAAGTGTTGCGGCAGAAGAGCTTACGTTGAACTACGCCGACATTATTTTGCGTTTTCCGCGCGAGTCAGTGAACCGTCGTCATGTGGAAAAGCTAAGATTTGATCATGAGCAGCTGGGCATTGTGAATTATGTGGTGAACAAGTTCAATCTCAGTGTGCAGGACGTGTGCCGTTTACTGGATGAGGATGATATCTTCAGTCCGCAAGGACAGCTCATGTTGGATGATCTTCAGCACAAGGCAAGCTTGCAGTTCCGCCAGACGAAGAAACGTCAGGAACAGCAAACCGTACAGGCAGCCAAAGTAGTCGCCCTGAGGCAGCATCTGGACGAGCCTGAGCAGCAGAGCGATTCCGGGGAACCGCCAGTGGAGCATGTGGTGCAGATGGAATACTATGTGGAGGTTCCACCGCAGTTTGCAACCAAATGCGATATTCATCAATACAATATGATGCTTCGTAACGAACCATATACACGGCTTTTGCAGACGTTTTTCCCAGGAGCCGTACCGGATAATCTGGTCGATATCTTTGAGAAAATTGATCTGAGCTATAAGCTGCCTGGTGAAGTCATTAATGTTCTTATCCATTATTTGATGCAGCTTCTGGTGTCTGGCGGAGAACAGCGGATTAACCGTAATTTCGTTGAAGCGATCGCCTCCAATATGCTGCTGAAGCAGGTTAATTCATATGAGAAGGCAGTCCAATATATTCGTGACCAGGCCAAGGTAAAAGGCAAGCAGGCTGCTGGAGCAGCCGGAACCCGTTCCCGTACATACGGCAAAGGAGCCAAAGCCAAACCCGAAATCCCGATTGTTCAGGATGTTGCCGCTGAAAGCGATGGAGTATCCGAGGAAGAGTTCGAAGAGATGATGAGATTTGCCCAGCAGATGCAGGCGAGCAAGCAAAAAGGAACTTCATAA
- a CDS encoding YuiB family protein yields the protein MQFIPVLVLMVLFFVMMFGIGFILNMLMKTTWFPSYLFIIVILPVVVYSLWDHTASLMTHLGSFQIVDYLTGVAGLAGAIISGWTIRKLRLGGYKMF from the coding sequence ATGCAGTTTATACCTGTGCTGGTATTAATGGTGTTATTTTTCGTGATGATGTTTGGGATCGGTTTCATTCTGAATATGTTGATGAAGACGACCTGGTTTCCTTCTTACCTGTTCATCATTGTGATCCTGCCTGTCGTGGTGTATTCCTTATGGGATCACACGGCTTCACTGATGACCCATCTGGGCTCGTTCCAGATCGTCGATTATCTGACCGGTGTGGCTGGGCTCGCAGGCGCAATCATCAGTGGTTGGACCATTCGCAAACTTCGACTGGGCGGATATAAAATGTTTTAA